One genomic segment of Mesoterricola silvestris includes these proteins:
- a CDS encoding NADH-quinone oxidoreductase subunit C, with translation MVIERIDEQLPGAILDRHAFRGDRTVVVDRSRLLEVVDFIFREGYQQLMDVTAVDGGQRDPRFDVVYHLLNLTSQERLRLKVRVADQESVPSLVSRFKSADWSEREVADMFGIPFEGHPDPRRLLMWEDYPGHPLRKDYPLDGGDAFCSQDIGASYAPDARSLNG, from the coding sequence ATGGTGATCGAACGCATCGACGAACAGCTCCCCGGAGCCATCCTGGACCGGCACGCCTTCCGGGGGGACCGGACCGTCGTGGTGGACCGGTCCCGGCTCCTGGAGGTGGTGGATTTCATCTTCCGGGAAGGCTACCAGCAGCTCATGGACGTCACGGCGGTGGACGGCGGCCAGCGGGACCCCCGCTTCGACGTGGTGTACCACCTGCTGAACCTCACGAGCCAGGAGCGGCTGCGCCTCAAGGTGCGCGTGGCCGACCAGGAGTCCGTGCCCAGCCTGGTGAGCCGCTTCAAGTCCGCGGACTGGTCCGAGCGGGAGGTGGCGGACATGTTCGGGATCCCCTTCGAGGGCCATCCGGACCCCCGGCGCCTGCTCATGTGGGAGGACTACCCCGGGCACCCCCTGCGCAAGGACTACCCCCTGGACGGCGGCGACGCCTTCTGCAGCCAGGACATCGGCGCCTCCTACGCCCCCGACGCGAGATCCCTCAATGGCTGA